The window CGAAAAAACATTGACAGATGAGCGCGTGGACCAACTTCTTGCATCGGTGCAGGAAATGCTCTTCCGCGCCTGGCAGATCAACATGAGGTAACACTATGGAAAATAAAGCAACAAGCTTGCAAGATAAGATACAAAAACTGATCAATCAGTACACCGAAGACAAAAAAAAGCTGGAGAAACTGGCCGGGCAAAACGAGGTTCTGAAGGAAGAAAACAGACAACTGATGGCCCAGATCGAAAGCGTCAGAAACAGCAACAGCGATTCAAGCGAACGCATCAGGGAACTGGAGAATCAGCTTGCGTCGCTTCAAACCAAATACCAGGAACTTCAAGATACAGTATCCGGATTCGAAAGCATCGCCAGCGACGCCATCAGCCAGATCGACAGCATCTTTCCAGAACTGGAAGAAACTAATAAGAAATGATGAAATCGGTTGAAGTTGAGATATATGGCCGCAAATTCCACCTGCGTTCGGACAACCTGAAAGAGACACAGGCCGTGGCGGCCGCTGTCGACGCGGAATTGGAACAACTGCGCGAACAGTATGAAAATCTTGACTTCACGAAACTTTTGCTTCTGCTTCTTTTGAAGAAACAGAATGAGATTAGCTCCCTGAAACAACGGTCCGCCGAAATGGAGAAGGAACTTGAACGCCTGAACCAGATGGTGAGCAACATCGTCGGGGAGATCTAAAGACTTGGCCTGCGGAACCCGTGATATGGATTGCACAAAAGCTGATTAAAAACTGGGAGCCGAGCCATGGGTGGCATGCACGCCGGCTGGTCCTGGATCCATAAAGCCCACAAGGTAGGCGCCCACCTGATGCTTGGCTTTTAACAGACAAGCATACACGGTTCACGCGGGCCTTTTTTGTAACGGCCGGGTTAAGTAACCCGCCTGAATAGATCAAAAAGGATATTATGATGCCAAATAAATGGATCATGGCAGCAATCGGATTGGTGTTGGGCTTCCTCATCGCCTTGGTTATCTACCTGATCAAACGCAACAGCGCTTTCCGCCTTGTTTCCGGCGCCAAGGAAATCGCCGCGGAGATCAGGGAATCCGCCCAAACCGACATTGAAACAACCAAAAAAGCCGTCATTCTGGAAGCAAAGGATGAGTGGTTCAAGCAGAAAAAAGTGCTTGAAGACGAGATCAAGGAACGCCAAAAAGAACTCCGCTTTCAGGAAAAGAAATTCAACGAACGCCTCAGCAGCCTGGATAAACGCCTCGAATCCATGGATAAGAAAGAAGCCAACATGGTCGAGCAGGAAAAACGCCTCAAACACAAGGAAGAAGATATCAGCCGTAAAAACAAGGAAGCCGAAAACCTGATCGGCGAACAGCGCACCAAACTCTCCGAGATCGCCGGGCTCAGCCGCGAGGAAGCGCTTAACATGATGCGCGAGGAACTGCTCCTCCAAGCCCGCCAAGTGGCGGCCAATGATGCCAAACTCATCATCGAGCAGATCAAGCTGGACACTTCCAAAAAAGCCGCGGAGATCCTCTCCACCGCCATCCAGCGCCTTGCCGTGGACCATGTTTCGGAATCCACCGTATCGGTGGTATCGCTGCCCTCGGACGAGATGAAAGGCCGCATCATCGGCCGGGAGGGACGCAACATCCGCACCTTTGAAAAAGCCTCCGGGGTGGACCTGATCATCGATGACACTCCTGAAGCAGTTGTCCTTTCCTGTTTTGACCCCGTGCGCCGCGAAATCGCCCGTCTGGCTTTGGAAAAACTCATCTCCGACGGCCGTATCCATCCCGGCCGCATCGAGGACATTATCAATAAAACCGAAAAGGAGATGGACCAGAACCTGGTTAAGCTGGGCGAAAAAGCTGTGCTGGAAACCAATATCCACAACATCTCCGGCAACCTAATCAAGGTGCTTGGCCGTCTGCATTACCGCACCTCCTACGGACAAAACGTGCTCAAGCACTCGCTGGAAGCAGCCTGGATCTGCGGTATCCTTGCCGCTGAACTTGGCCTCGACCAGGAGATTGCCCGTCGCGCCGGACTACTGCACGACATCGGTAAAGCCGTGGACCAAGAGTTTGACGGCACCCACGCCATCATCGGTGCAAATCTGGCTCGCAAGAACGGTGAAAGCAAGATCATAGTAAACGCCATCGAAGCCCACCACGAAGAAGTGGAAGCTACCTCCGTCTATGCCGCTCTGGTGCAGGCTTCGGATGCCATCTCCGGTGCCCGTCCCGGCGCCCGCCGCGAAATGCTGGAAACCTACATGCAGCGCCTCGCTAAGCTGGAGGAGATCGCCAACTCCGTGCAGGGCGTGAACAAATCCTACGCCATCCAAGCCGGACGCGAACTGCGCATCATCGTGGAACCCAGCATGGTGGAGGATGTACAAACTTCACTGCTGGCATCCGAGATCGCCGCCCAGATCGAAAAGGAAGTGCAATATCCCGGCCAGATCAAGGTGACGGTGATCCGCGAAACCCGCCAAATCGCCATGGCCAAATGATCAAACTCCTCTTCTTCGGCGACGTTTTCGGCAAGCCTGGCCGCCAAATCCTCTATGACCAGCTGCCTGGCCTAAAAGCCGAGTTCGGACCGGACTTCATCATCATCAACGGTGAAAACCTTGCCGATGGGCGAGGCCTCACCGAAAAAACAGTGAAACCACTCTTCCAAGCAGGAGTGGACATTGTTACCGGCGGGAACCACCTCTGGGACCGCAGCGAAGCCTGGGATTTCATCGGCCACAACCCCGCCATCGTCAAACCCCTCAATTTTCCCGCAACGGCGCCTGGGAACACTGTCTGCACCTTGCGCAAGGGCGAAATGGAACTAATTGTTCTCACCCTCTGCGGCCAGATCTACATGCCACCCTGCGATTCGCCTTTTACGACTTTGGAACGCTGGTTTGAGGACAATCCCGGCCATGAGGGGCGCTGCGTCCTGGTGGATTTCCACGCTGAATCCACCGCTGAAAAACGCGCCCTGGGCTGGTTCGCAGATGGCCACATCTCAGCTCTAATCGGCACCCACACCCACATCCAGACAGCCGACGAAGAAATCCTGCCCCAAGGCACGGCTTATATAACTGACGCCGGTATGACCGGGCCCCACGACAGCGTTATTGGCGTTCGCAAAGATATAATATTGAATAAATTCCACCATGGCCTGCCCTCACGCTATGAGACCTCAAACCTCGGATTGCAGGTGAACGCAGTCTATCTGGAGCTTAATCCAGCCACAGGCAAAGCATGGAAAATAGAAAGGTTGCGCCGCCAAGTGAAACTAACTGCCTCTGAAGGTGAATGACATGGAAAAGATACTATCGGGAAAACCCCTCGCAAAGCTCATCCGCTCCTGGGTCAAAGAACTGATAGCGGAACACGGGCTCAGCCCCAAAATGCTGCTGATCCAGACAGGCAGCGACCCAGCCTCAGCCTACTATGTGCAAAATATAGTCTCCAGTGGAGCGAAGCTTGGTTGCGATGTGCGGTTGATGAACCTGCCTGAAGACATCAGCCAGGCTTATCTGCAAGAGCTCATCGCCAGTGCCAACGATGATCCTGACATCCACGGCATCATGCTGCAAAAGCCCCTTCCCCATCACCTGGATGAAGCCCTAGCCGGCGAAAGCATCTCCCCTGACAAAGATATCGACTGCCTGAACCCAGTAAACCAAGGCAGGATAGTCCTCAACCAGGATGCCCTGCCGCCCTGCACTCCGCTGGCTGTGCTTTGTACCCTCCGCTATTACGGGATACCCGTGGCTGGCAAACACACCGTGATCATCGGCCGCAGCGCTGTGGTAGGCAAGCCCTTGGCGAATATGCTGCTCTGGAAAAAATCCTGGGCCAACGCCAGCGTCACAGTCTGCCATTCCCGCAGTGAAAACCTTGGCGAACTCACCCGCAGCGCGGATATCCTCATCGCCGCCCTCGGCAAAGCAGAATTCGTAAAACCGGATATAATCAAAAATAATTCCGTTCTTATCGATGTGGGAATCAATGCCCACAATTCCGCTGACGGCAAAGGCTCCTTCGTGGGTGACATTGATTATAACGCCTGTTTTGACAAGGCGTTGGCCATCACTCCCGTACCCGGGGGGATTGGCTCCGTGACCACTTCCCTGCTTTGGCTGAACCTGCTTAAAGCAGCTCTCGCGGCAAAGGGAACAAATAAAAAGATTGACGATTTTCTCGACTTCATTTTTAAGGATTAGCAGTAAGATAATATCCACCGATCATATATGGGAGGAATGATGCCAAATAAGAGCAGTAGACTCTTAACCCTTTTAATCGTATTGACTTTGGCAATGCTGATGCTCACCGGATGCGGCAAGTTTGGGAACAAATTTGCCAATGAGGAACCTACCATTGCCATCACATCTTATGAAGGTTTTGATGACAGCGCCCTGCTTGCGCCCTATGCCGAAACAGAATTTATATTCCAGCAGAAAATCTTCTGGAACGCAACCGATAGTGACGGCATCATCACTGGCTTTGCCTATCGCGTGAAAGACCAGAATGGAAACCCGATCGCCACACCGGGCAACCACTACATAGACATGACCGGCGACGTGACCCCCCAGAACGTGGTGGATCGCTTCGGCGTCGGTTGGGTGCTCCATTATAAGACCAATGCCGATCAAAACATCCCTCTGGACGAGACTCCCAACGACCGTAAGACCATCTGGACCTCGGCAAAGTATGCCGTGATCAATTTCCCCGCGGCTGATGCCAACGGCAATCCCCTTACCATGGAAAGCACTTTTGAAGTGATCGCCATCGACAACCGAGGCGGCATTACCCCGCTCTACACCCCACCTGATCCCCAGGATCCCAAACGCAGCATTGCCTGGCGTAAATTCAACGCCACCTCACTCCGCCCCACCTGCATCGTCACCACCACCAAGGGCAATCCCAACGGTGGCGTGGTCGGCTCCGGCATCCGGCTGGGCTTCAGCATGAAGGACGAAGACCCCTTCATCGATGAGACCCCATTTAAGTTCGAATTCCGCATGATGAAGATCAACCCCGCCGACAGCACGGTGATTGACGGCTCCCAGACCGAATGGATCGATACCAAAACTTCGGCCAACGACACCAAAATGGACAGATATCTGCTCACCCGCTTTACTACTCCCCCACTCAGCTTCGACGTCGAGGATGACGTGATTAAGACCCTCACCAAGATCGAAGCCCGCGCCTATGACCTCGCCGGTGTGATGTCCAACCAAACCTTGAACTCCAAGATCACCTTCGCTGTCAAAACCGGTTTCCGGCCCCGCACTGTGATCTACCCTCAGAGGACCTACGCCCTCGGTGACAACCATTTTATCGACTACTTAGACGAATCCACCCCAGAAATCATGCCCTTCACCATTGTGGGCGGTAGCCAGAGATTTGCAACGCCCTTCTTCGTTAACATGAACAACGTTAAGACAGCCATCAATAGCAACAATATCAAAGTCTGGCTGCGCTGGGGCTGGAGAGGCGAATACGGAATCGTGCAGACCACAGGACCGATCCTCTGGCCACCTATTGGACAGGAAAGCCCTTACGACAAGAAAGTGGACACCGTTCTGGACCGTTATACTGATAAAAACTACTTTAGCGAGATCACCCACTTCGACCTCCGCCTCGATGGCGCACCCTACAACTATCCCCCCTATTGGGAAGACCGCGTAACCGACAGCGATGGGAAGGAATGGCTGCGAATCCCTCTCTATTCACCTCTGGGACAGTCTCTGGTTCTCACCTCTCTTTCCAACGGCGAGCATAGCCTGGAGGTACGCTGCGTTGACTTGCAGGGAGAAGTTGACCCCGAACCGGCCACTTACACCTTCACCCTTGTCGAGCCCATCGCTGCCGCCAACCGTAGCGGCGTGCTGGTGATCGACGACGATCTTAACAACAACGCCACCTCCCCTGACAACCTGATCCAGCCTAAATACGAGCAAATGCTCTCCTCTTACACAGGCACCAAAACTTTCATCCGCCGCACTCGCGTCGGCGTTCCTGGCGACACCTATGGAGACTACCGCCTCCGCCATCTGGCAACTTCGGACTTGCAGCAATACAAGCTGGTGATCTACCACTCCGACAACCCCAGCGAATCAGGAAACCTCAAGAACGAAAATGACGGACTGGCCTTATATATGAGATCAGGAGGCAATTTTGTCCTCTCCTCCACTTCCAAACTGGCCTCCACCTTGCAAGCTTTCGTGCTGGCAACCCAGAGGACCTTCCTGAATTATATGGGAGTCCGGTGGGTTGATCCGCCAGCCAAGTTCCTCAGCGACGCCCTGCAGAACCGCGCCTACTTCCAGAAAGCGATCGGTGTTTCACCCTTCCAAGATATCAACCTGCAGTATGCCGCGGGCAATGAAGCCAGCTTCAATCCCTTGGTAAACAATCTGCAGGGTTTGTCAACCATCACCTATTTCCACACCTTGGGTGCCAACGCTGAACCGATCTACCGAATGGGCATCAAACCCACGAATTACCCTGTAAGTCCGCCTTCCCAAGCTGATTATGACCTATACAACAACCAACCTATCGCCCTGCGCACCGTTACAGGAAACACCCACACCTATATCTTCGGTTTCCCCCTCTCCTACATGATGGTGGACGAAGCCAAAGCGGCGATGACCCAAATCCTTACGGAATGTGGAATGATCTAAGCAAGTACGAACAATAATACATATCACCGGCTGCCTCCACGGCGGCCGGTTTTTTTGGCTGGCGTTAAGATAGGAATGAGCATTGGCGATAGCCACATAGGATATAGCTACAGCGACGTCCCCGTCGACCAAAATCCCGGAAGGCCTTGCAGAACCTAACCAAACCCTAAACCTGGTAACGATGACATAGCTTGAATCGCTCTTCTGGAGCGAGGTTAACTCCTCCTTTGCCCTTTCCCATTCACATCCCATTCACTTCCCGCTGAGTTCCCGCCTGTCAAACGGGAAGTCAAGGGGAGGTGAAAAGGAGGCGAGTGGGATGGGGCAAAGGGCCTGATGCCCCCGGAGACGGGAGTGAAGTTCCTGCCATTTTTTTCCGCCCTCCAGTTATAGTGGATAACGATATCCTTTTACGCAGACAAAAAAGCCCGGAACCAAAAGTCCCGGGCTGATATCGTATGCTGAGACTACGTTAGCGCACAATTCTGGTGCCTGTTTTCCCCGCGAAGGCATCCACTATGCGGTCGATGGAGGTGATCAGCACTTCCTTTCCCCCGCGCTCGAGGAAATCGATGGCAGCCTTGATCTTGGGACCCATGCTGCCGGCGGGGAACTGGCCTTCCTGATAATAGCGGCTGGCTTCCTCCATGCTCATCACGTCGAGGTCGCGCTGGCTGGGTTTGCCGTAATCGACAGACACCTTGTCCACACCGGTGAGGATCACGAAAAGGTCGGCATCGATATTAACGGCGAGGAGGGCGCTGGCGAAATCCTTGTCGATCACGGCGTCCACGCCTTCATAGGTGCCGTCGTCCTGGACATAGACCGGGATTCCGCCTCCACCAACGGCGATCACGATTTCGCCGCGATGGACAAGCTCCTTCACAGTGTGGGCGGGAACAATCCTTTGTGGAAGCGGCGAAGGAACCACCCGGCGGTAACCCTTGCCGGCGTCTTCCTTGAGGGTCCAGCCGAGCGTGTTTTTCAGTTCTTCGGCCTGCTGCGCTGTATAGTAGGTGCTGCCCACGTATTTGGTGGGATTGAGCATGCTGGGGTCATCGCGGTCCACCACCACCTGCGAGATGATGGTGATCACGTCTTTGTCGATTCCGCTCAGGTGCAGCTTGTTTTGCAGGCTTTGTTCGATCATGTAGCCCATGCTGCCTTCTGTGGCGGCGTTTAGAACGCCCAGTGGCAGCGGCGCGATGCCCTCTTTTTCGCCCGCTTCCTGCTGGCGGAGCAGGTTTCCCACCTGGGGTCCGTTGCCATGGGTAATGGCCAGTTTATAGCCTTGGCGGATGAGTTCCACGATGCCGCCCAGCGAATCGCGGGTGTTGGCAAACTGCTGGCCGATAGTGCCTTCCTCCCCGGCTTTGATGATGGCGTTTCCGCCCAGGGCAAGAACTGCTGTCTTGGTCATGTTTTCCTCTCTTAAAAAAGTCCGGGGCGGAAATGGCTGTCCGCCCCGTGTATTTTGTATTAATCTTACTCTTGGATGTAGGCTGAGGCAGGGTTTAGAAATCCTGCAGCAGTTCAGCAAGGGTGGGGGACCCAATCTCCTGGAGGTCGTAGCTGACCTGGCAGGCGGGATGCTTGATCTTGATCAGGCGGCGCAGATCGATCGGGGTGGCGATCACCACTCCTTCGCAATCGGTGTCGTTGATGGTCTTTTCGAGGTCTTTGATCTGCTGTTCGCTGTAGCCCATGGCGGGAAGCAGGCTGCCGATCCCGGGATACTTTTCAAAGGTTTCGGCGATCTCGCCAACCGCGAAATCGCGGGGGTCAACGAGATCGGCACAGCCGTATTTTTCGGCCGCTACGACTCCAGCGCCGTAGCCCATCTCTCCGTGGGTGAGGGTGGGGCCGTCTTCCACAACCAGCACATTTTTGCCGGTGATGATCTCGGGTTTGTCCACCGTGAGGGGTGAAGCACCGTCAACGATCTTGGCTTTTGGGTTCAGTTCACGCACGTTGGCGCGCACTTCGTTGATGTCGTCGAGGTCTGCGCTGTCGATCTTGTTGATCACGACGACGTCGGCCAGATGGATGTTGGTCTCGCCGGGGTAGTAGTTGATCTCGTCGCCAGGGCGGTGAGGATCGACAACCACGATATTCATCTGCTTGTCGGAGCAGTAGAAGGGGATGTCATTGTTGCCGCCGTCCCAAACGATCACGTCAGCCTCTTTTTCAGCTTCGCGGATGATCGCTTCATAGTCCACTCCGGCGTAGATGACGCTGTTCATCATGATGTGCGGTTCGTATTCTTCCATTTCTTCAATGGTGCAATTGTGGATCTCGAGGTCCTTAAGCTCGGCAAAGCGCTGCACTTTCTGCTTCACGAGGTCGCCATAGGGCATGGGGTGGCGGATGGAAACGACTTTGCGTCCTTTCGCTTTGAGGGCTTTGATGATCGTGCGCGTGGTCTGGGATTTGCCACAGCCGGTGCGGACGGCACAAACGGTGATGAGGGGCTTTGTGGTCTTCACCATGGTCGATTTGGCGCCCATGAGCATGAAGTCCGCTCCCACTGCGTTCACCAAAGAGGCCTTGTGCATCACTTCCTCGTGGGCCTGGTCGCTGTATGCAAACACCACCAGGTCGACTTTGCGGTCCAGGATAAGCTGTTTCAGTTCAGCTTCAGGGTGAATTTCAATTCCATTGGGATAGAGGCTGCCAGCCAGTTCAGCGGGATACTTCTTGTCGTCGATCCCGGGGATCTGGGTGGCGGTAAAGGCCACAACCTCATATTCCTGGTTGTCGCGGAAAAAAACGTTGAAATTGTGGAAATCCCTTCCCGCGGCTCCCATGATAATCACTCTGCGTTTCATAGTTTACTCCTTTTGATTCTTAATATTCCAGTGAAGGCAGATTTTTGGGAGAGCCTTTCGCGTCAAGGGAAAATTTTTGGCAGTCAGGGGGATTGAACGACAAGAAATAGCTTGACTAAATCCCGCTTGTATTTCTGATTGAAACAGCTAAACTATGTATAAAAGGAGTTTATCATGCGCAGAAAATATTTCATATTCGCCTTACTAATCCTGCTCGCGGCTGGCCTTATGGCGCAGGAACGTACTGCCGCATTGAGATTTAAACTCTTGGAAGCAGACGAATACGAGCTGGATATGTTCTACTCCACCGAGCTTCAGCGCCTGTATATGCAGGTTGATTTTGAGCTTCCCAAAAGCAGCCTCGATCCCGACTATTACTATGGAATTTTCCTGCACAAGGACGCCCAGATACAGGCAATCACGGTCTCAGGCAGTTTTGAAGCCCACTATTGGGCAAACAACCTCCAGCCGGAGCATTTTGAGCCTCACCTTCCCCAGCCGGAATTACTGGTCTGGAACAGTCCCGCCCGCTTTTTCGGGATCCATCTGAACAATCTGAAAAAATATCCCGAAACTCCCCATTTCCGCATCTGGTACTATATTGAGGTGCCGCCTTTCCGCCTGGATGAATCCAACAAACTCACCACCGGGCTGGACGCCGCGGATTTCTGGTACCCCCGCAACATCAGCAGGGAAAGCACCGTGAAGGTCACCATGACCACCACGCCTTATATCAGCCTGCGCGTGGGCAACAGCTTCGCCTCCAAGCTGGACAAACAGTATGCCCGCACCCACAAAAACATCTATGTAGAGATTCCAGCCCAGCCTTGCGGCTTCCGGCTGATCAGAGATTAGCTAAATTAGCTCAGTTGGTAGAGCAGCTGATTCGTAATCAGCAGGTCGGGGGTTCGAGTCCCCCATTTAGCTCCAGAAATGCGGCCTGGTCTTTCCGAGCTCCACCTCGGGGATCGGGCCTTCTCTTTTTGCTGCCCGCTTAACCATCCAGTTCCAAGCTCAGCCTGAGCATCAGGCCCCCGACTTCCGCCACGCGGTCAAGCCCGAGAACATTGTGCTTGACAAAAGATTAGTCATTTGGAGTTTGGCATTATCATCAAGCGACCGAATCTAAACATTTTTTAAGATTGTTCGCCCTCAGGGTAAATCCGGAAACAGACATGCCTTCCAGTGTGAAAAGG is drawn from Candidatus Cloacimonadota bacterium and contains these coding sequences:
- the zapA gene encoding cell division protein ZapA, giving the protein MMKSVEVEIYGRKFHLRSDNLKETQAVAAAVDAELEQLREQYENLDFTKLLLLLLLKKQNEISSLKQRSAEMEKELERLNQMVSNIVGEI
- the rny gene encoding ribonuclease Y, whose protein sequence is MPNKWIMAAIGLVLGFLIALVIYLIKRNSAFRLVSGAKEIAAEIRESAQTDIETTKKAVILEAKDEWFKQKKVLEDEIKERQKELRFQEKKFNERLSSLDKRLESMDKKEANMVEQEKRLKHKEEDISRKNKEAENLIGEQRTKLSEIAGLSREEALNMMREELLLQARQVAANDAKLIIEQIKLDTSKKAAEILSTAIQRLAVDHVSESTVSVVSLPSDEMKGRIIGREGRNIRTFEKASGVDLIIDDTPEAVVLSCFDPVRREIARLALEKLISDGRIHPGRIEDIINKTEKEMDQNLVKLGEKAVLETNIHNISGNLIKVLGRLHYRTSYGQNVLKHSLEAAWICGILAAELGLDQEIARRAGLLHDIGKAVDQEFDGTHAIIGANLARKNGESKIIVNAIEAHHEEVEATSVYAALVQASDAISGARPGARREMLETYMQRLAKLEEIANSVQGVNKSYAIQAGRELRIIVEPSMVEDVQTSLLASEIAAQIEKEVQYPGQIKVTVIRETRQIAMAK
- a CDS encoding TIGR00282 family metallophosphoesterase; the protein is MKLLFFGDVFGKPGRQILYDQLPGLKAEFGPDFIIINGENLADGRGLTEKTVKPLFQAGVDIVTGGNHLWDRSEAWDFIGHNPAIVKPLNFPATAPGNTVCTLRKGEMELIVLTLCGQIYMPPCDSPFTTLERWFEDNPGHEGRCVLVDFHAESTAEKRALGWFADGHISALIGTHTHIQTADEEILPQGTAYITDAGMTGPHDSVIGVRKDIILNKFHHGLPSRYETSNLGLQVNAVYLELNPATGKAWKIERLRRQVKLTASEGE
- a CDS encoding bifunctional 5,10-methylenetetrahydrofolate dehydrogenase/5,10-methenyltetrahydrofolate cyclohydrolase is translated as MNDMEKILSGKPLAKLIRSWVKELIAEHGLSPKMLLIQTGSDPASAYYVQNIVSSGAKLGCDVRLMNLPEDISQAYLQELIASANDDPDIHGIMLQKPLPHHLDEALAGESISPDKDIDCLNPVNQGRIVLNQDALPPCTPLAVLCTLRYYGIPVAGKHTVIIGRSAVVGKPLANMLLWKKSWANASVTVCHSRSENLGELTRSADILIAALGKAEFVKPDIIKNNSVLIDVGINAHNSADGKGSFVGDIDYNACFDKALAITPVPGGIGSVTTSLLWLNLLKAALAAKGTNKKIDDFLDFIFKD
- the arcC gene encoding carbamate kinase, producing MTKTAVLALGGNAIIKAGEEGTIGQQFANTRDSLGGIVELIRQGYKLAITHGNGPQVGNLLRQQEAGEKEGIAPLPLGVLNAATEGSMGYMIEQSLQNKLHLSGIDKDVITIISQVVVDRDDPSMLNPTKYVGSTYYTAQQAEELKNTLGWTLKEDAGKGYRRVVPSPLPQRIVPAHTVKELVHRGEIVIAVGGGGIPVYVQDDGTYEGVDAVIDKDFASALLAVNIDADLFVILTGVDKVSVDYGKPSQRDLDVMSMEEASRYYQEGQFPAGSMGPKIKAAIDFLERGGKEVLITSIDRIVDAFAGKTGTRIVR
- a CDS encoding GTPase, translated to MKRRVIIMGAAGRDFHNFNVFFRDNQEYEVVAFTATQIPGIDDKKYPAELAGSLYPNGIEIHPEAELKQLILDRKVDLVVFAYSDQAHEEVMHKASLVNAVGADFMLMGAKSTMVKTTKPLITVCAVRTGCGKSQTTRTIIKALKAKGRKVVSIRHPMPYGDLVKQKVQRFAELKDLEIHNCTIEEMEEYEPHIMMNSVIYAGVDYEAIIREAEKEADVIVWDGGNNDIPFYCSDKQMNIVVVDPHRPGDEINYYPGETNIHLADVVVINKIDSADLDDINEVRANVRELNPKAKIVDGASPLTVDKPEIITGKNVLVVEDGPTLTHGEMGYGAGVVAAEKYGCADLVDPRDFAVGEIAETFEKYPGIGSLLPAMGYSEQQIKDLEKTINDTDCEGVVIATPIDLRRLIKIKHPACQVSYDLQEIGSPTLAELLQDF